The following nucleotide sequence is from Triticum dicoccoides isolate Atlit2015 ecotype Zavitan chromosome 7B, WEW_v2.0, whole genome shotgun sequence.
CGAGGGAGCGAGGGTGTTCGAGGGATGCGCGTGGGGATCGGGTAAGGCGGCGCAGGAGGGAGAGATCGAGGGGAGATGAGGGGAACGAGCGCTGGGGAGTTGCGGCGCAAGGGAAGGGAGCAGGGGAGCGATCGGGTGAGGGGAAGGGACTGCGAGGGGATCAGGCTAGGGTTAGAGaggggggttaggtgggctgggcctagggagactgggccggcctggtggggagGAGAATGGCCAGGGCCTGactgctgggctctcttctccctctctcttcaaaactcttcaaaaaacagaaaagcaaagaaagaaagggagagaaaagaaatgagtggacaagaattaGGGCATGAGGGtaatttcccggactcgcaaaaatatgctcgttccaagaaaaatagaaaggccacgattgaaagatttaaattcaaactcatttgaatttaattcaaatgggtttgaactaggacttggtaaaaggaaggtccaaaaatgtttggatttttggtggagctccggaaaatgatgaaataattattggcaaggttggagaccaaacttgaagcagaaaaggaacgaaattattttgcaagtgggttatggtgatttccgaaataaagaaatatttaatatagctccctaatattggaggatatgttataaagagaagtcaccatgtgagttccctcggtttaaatagatcaaaagatctatgcaatttatttagttgagtttttaaaaattaaatggcatgatgacatgatgacgtgatgcaatgcacatgatgcagagatgaatgcacgaaccaaacaaaatcacacaacgaatctcggaaaccctggaaggcatctgaagctccggtcttggggcgttacatacattgagtaagtttgtgtgacttacttgtgcttactcatatcctcgttgttcccatcttgtttatgctaagttgttggtgcacttagtgaggctagtatatttaggatttctGATTGAAAAGTgtccgcttagtttatttccgcattaggatatagccaaatccgtaaaagattttaaaacgcctattcacgccccctctaggcgacatcgtggtcctttcaaatgggcatctccatagcctgttgatacgcctagttgatgtgagactatcttctcctttttttgtcttccccacaaccaccatcctattccacctatagtgctatgtccatggctcacactcatgtattgcgtgaagattgaaaaagtttgaaaatactaaagtatgaaacaattgcttggctaaaaccggggttgtgcatgatttaaatattttgtgtgatgaagatagagcatagccagactatatgattttgtagggataactttctttgaccatgttattttgagaagacatgattactttgttagtatgcttgaggtattactatttttatgtcaatatgaacttttatcttgaatcatttggatctgaacattcatgccacaataaagaaaattacatttagaaatatgctaggtagcataccacatcaaaaattctatttttatcatttacctactcgaggacgagcaggaattaagcttggggatgcttgatacgtctccaacatatctataattttttattagtccatgctattatattatctgttttggatgtttaatgggctttatatacacttttatattatttatgggactaacctattaaccggaagcccaatccaaattgctgtttttttgcctatttcagtgtttcgcggaaaaggaatatcaaacggagtccaaacgaaatgaaaccttcgggagagttatttttggaacaaacgcaatccaagagaattggagtagacatcagggaagcaacaaggtgaccacgagggtccagggcgcgccctaccccctgggcgcgcccccaccctcgtgggcccctcgtggctcccctgaccgacttctttcgcctatatatacccatataccccgaaaacatcgaagagcaccatagatcgggacttccgccgccgcaagcctctgtagccaccaaaaaccaattgggaccctgttccggcaccgtgccgaaggggggatccctcaccggtggccatcttcatcatcccgatgctctccatgacgaggagggagtagttcaccctcggggctgagggtatgtaccagtagctatgtgtttgatctctctctctctctctcgtgttcttgaggtggtacgatcttgatgtatcgcgagctttgctattatagttggatcttatgatgtttctccccctctactctcttgtagtggactgagttttccctttgaagttatcttatcggattgagtctttaaggatttgagaacacttgatgtatgtcttgcatgtgcttacctgtgatgacaatgggatattcacgtgatctacttgatgtacgttttggtgatcaacttgcgtgttCAGTGACCTTattaacttatgcataggggttcacacacgttttcgtcttgactcttcggtagaaactttggggcactctttgaaattctttgtgttggttgaatagatgaatctgagattgtgtgatgcatattgtataatcatacccacggatacttgaggtgacattggagtatctaggtgacattagggttttggttgatttgtgtcttaaggtgttattctagtacaaactctatgatagatcaaacggaaagaatagcttcttgttattttactacagactcttgaatagatcgatcagaaaggataactttgaggtggtttcgtaccctacaattatctcttcgtttgttctccgctattagtgactttggagtgactcttttttgcatgttgagggatagttatatgatccaattatgttattattgttgagagaacttgcactagtgaaagtatgaaccttaggccttgtttcctagcattgaaataccctttacgctcacttttatcattagttaccttactgtttttatattttcaaattacaaaaacctatatctaccatccatattgcatttgtatcaccatctcttcgccgaactagtgcacctatacaatttatcattatattgggtgtgttggggacacaagagactctttgttatttggttgcagggttgtttgagagagaccatcttcatcctacacctcccacggattgatataccttaagtcatccacttgagggaaatttgctactgtcctacaaacctctgcacttggaggcccaacaacgtatacaatgagaaggttgcgtagtagacatcacacctcCTGTTATAGCTCTGGGGTGTCTAGAACCTCTTTGGACTATCAGAGAGGACGTTCGGACCTCTGGGCTTGGTCCATCCTTCGTGTCTCGTCCTTCTTTCTCTTCCGTGCTTCTTTCTTGAATGGTGCAAGCACACTTTTGTGCATGACCTTCTATTTGCTTCTTTTGATGCTCATTTCAAACTCAAGATGTAAATGATAGGAAGTTCAGGTAGTGTACCATCCCATTATGTTAGATAGACATGCACAAAGACAAGATTCACCTTTATAAAACTATACATGCATGTCACTTGGGGTTGATACATCTGTTATGGTCATGTCCATAGGCTGATCCACATCAACACTGTTGTACAACCCATTTCCTGTGGACACGGTTTAGTCGCGTCGTGAATACCACTTTAGGACCATGTGCTTCAGTAGTTATCACTAATACTTATGCATGGACATGTAATTATGCACATCTATTCTTCTCTCACATCAAATCTTTAAATTCACTAAGTTCCTCATGTTTTTAAACTCCATAATTAATGTGTCCGATTCAGTATTTGGTTCATGATTTTGACTGGGTTAATGACTTCTGAAATCAACTAGCGGCAACCACCCTATAAAAATACATTGACAAAAAAAACACTGCGGCATTATAGCAACAATATAGTGCATACAACTACTAGCGTAAGAAACTTTTCTGCATACGTATTGCTTGATTAGTAGATAACACATAATCATATCATCAAAAAAGGCCCACTAAAATTCTGTATTATAAAAAGAAAACACACTCAATTATCTCCCGCACATGCCAAACAAAGTAATATTTTTTCATGAAATCCAAAACACCAACAATGCAATGAAACACGCCCAACCCTTCTCGTAATAAAAAGAATCACACTTGTCTTTTGTGAACACAGTACAATTGAGATTGATGAAGTCACTGAATATTGAGATAGATGAATACCTCCGAGATACTGGGCCGCCACAGAATAttgagattgatgaagtcaccGCAGGCATCTCTTAGTCAAGAGGAACGTCTCTTTCCACTGAACAAACATTATCTTAGTGAAgaggaacgtctcctcccattgaacGAACATTGTCAGAAAGCCCGAAATAAATTTGGAAAAATACGACCATCAATggcaagtctaggacttgaactctAGTGGACTAATTTCACGACAAGGAACCTAACCATCTGagttacgctcacttcactcatcacACCTGTCTATCTAATCCTAATGTCTATTTTGCACGTGTGTTCCACAAAATATCAACACAACCCACCTTGCAATAAATTTCGCAGCTAAAGGGCAATAGTATGACGTGGCGGCCCGGGGAGGAAGAGGGAGCGCGCGCTCTGAGGATATTTACACAACCGCTTCTGTGATGGAGAGCCCAGGCCGAGCAGAGCAGATAGATAGCAAGCTTCGAAAGCTAGCTCCCTCCTCGCGGCAGGCTCCACCATCCCTGAGGCACGTGCGAGCAGTGCACGGCATGCAGGAGTTCCAGCCCATCCCCGGCCTGGCCGGGCGGCTGTTCGGCGGCGCGGCGGATCGTCCGGCGGGCCTCCTCCGCCACGGCGGGGCGCCGGAGGAGGTGCGCTGCCCGCGGTGCGACTCGGCCAACACCAAGTTCTGCTACTACAACAACTACAACCTCTCGCAGCCGCGCCACTTCTGCAAGGGCTGCCGCCGGTACTGGACCAAGGGCGGCCTCCTCCGCAACGTCCCCGTCGGGGGCGGGTGCCGCAAGCCCAAGCGaaaagccgccgccgcctcctcctccgacgtCGATAAGGACCCCTCCGGCGCCAATAGCGAGGCCAAGAACGCACGCTCCGGCTGCAGTGCTGGCAGCTCCAGCCTCACCTCCGGTGCCTCGTCCGCGTCGACGAACACCGTCAATGACGTTGGTGCATGTGCCGCGGCCCACTCGAGCGGCGGAAGCATGCCGTTCACAGGCCTTGGCCCAAGCACCTTCATCGCAGACGCGCCGCCTCTGCAGCCGCCGACGGCGATGTTCACCGACCAGGCGGCCGCGTTCGCGTCGCTCTTCGGGACGCCGCTTCCGGCCTTCACCTTCTCAGCGCAGCGCAAGGCCGAGGACGACGTTGCCCCTGCAGTCACATCCACAGAACAGCCGTCGTCGGCGTCTTCCACCGCAGACCTGGCGCCGTTCTCCGCACGGTCAACTGGCGCGGCGACGGCATCAGCGTCAGACTGGCCGCCGGCGACGATGATCGACGCCGGGATATTCGACATCGCCGGCGCCGTCGGGAGCGACACGACGTCGTACTGGAACACGGCGAGCTGGACTGACCCGGACGGGACGGTATACCTGCCCTAGCGCGACGCGCGATGACGATCGTGCGCGCGGCCGCCCGCTCAGCCCCGTCGTCGCTTGCTCCAGCTTCGGTCGAAGGCTTGTCTAATCGTAACCACCGCTGTCTTAATCTATACTACACCTTCTAATCCTCTCAGTGTGCCGGCAGCTTGGCTGCTTCTGTCGTTTCTTTCCATGCTAGCAAATTATGGCTGAACTTCATTTTAAAATTTGATTGATTACTACGGGTTTGTTGTAGCCAGCGAGCTTTAGTAGCTGGTAGCTACAATTAATCAGTGTAAATATCATGATCGGTACTCCTAATTCTAATTTCGACGGTGTGGACTGCACTGGTGTACTGATCGGCTAGCTCTCTATATATCTTTGTCATGACACCTGAGGCGGACGCAACTAACTGGCTTACGTCGATTGCTTCTCGGAGTAGGAGGTTGTTGGTTCAGCATGGCCTATGACAACTCGGAGTGGGAGTTTGTTGGTTCAGCTTGGCCTATGACAAGACGGTGTGACACGCTCTTCTACTTACTCCGGATGTGGTTGTTGCTTTAGCACGACACAGTTCTGTTCCGCGGTGATGtgcattctttctttctttcttcttagcCGGAGcctttaattaagaagaagagagtcgTTCGATAATTAtcaaacagaaaaaaaagagaCAAAAGTCATCACAATCTGCTGATCAGATACACACACAATACAACGCACACCACAATGAAGAAAACATCGTCGAGGTTTTACATTAACGCCATTGATTCATCGTTCGACTTTACCGCAAACGACCGCCGACCAAGTTCACAGCGCACATGAGTGAGAAGGCACATGAAGATCCAATCCACAAGCAATTGACCACCTGTGTCAGCGATAGCGTAGCTCCAATTCCGACGATGAGCCACAGAGGAGAActgacccctcccccacccccttcaGGGCAGGGACCCACCACCATTACGGTAGTCGTCGGTGCGACATCGACGTCGAGGAAAAGCAAGAAAGGGGAGGAGCTTGAAGGCAGCAAATCTGGGGCACCCTACTGCTCCTCGTGAACTATTCGAAAAGGTGTTGTGCATTCTGAATGTGTATGCCATGATCCGATCATCATGTTGCATAAAATTTGTTCTCCGCCGAGTACCCGCGGCGGCATATGTCTTCATGGCAAAGCTCCGTGTGGTTCCAGCCAGCGGCGAGACCGGGACGGCGTGGCTTCCGGTGAAAACCGCGTCTGACTGTGGTCTTGGCGGACGATGGCAGCGTCTCTGACGTCGTTTTCTTCTCGAGACATCGTTATTGCAGGTCAGGTCAACTCAATCGGGATGTTCCGggggaaccctagatctgggtctaccgAATTGGACGATGACGGCGCCTTCGGTGTCGTTCTCCCTTCCGGGGCATCAGTTTGGAGCTAGTGCTGGCTGTAGgagacaagaggaggagcggtatTACATCTACCGAAAGGCCGACGGCGGATTCTGGCGGTATTGGCGCTGCGGAGTTTGGGTGATGGGCGTGTGTGGATCGATACATGCAGGATGGTGCCATTGTATGGTGCCGTGGTTGCGTCGACGGCAGGCCTTGCAAGGTCGGTGCGTCAGTACCTGCTCTAGAGATGGATCAGTGGAAGACGACGAGTGCGGCCACTAAGAGTGCGCCGGACCAGTGTGTGACCCAGTCCCGGCATGTGGCTTGGCTAGGGCATccgactttagatgttaggctttcatGCGATGTTTGTTTGGTATTCGGTTCGGACATTCGGCACCCTTTCATCAAGAGGATAGGAATAGTGAcaggtgttgccaagatggtggcttcagacttgatgtattactttgtaaggtctttatgAATAATTAACAAAATGGTTGCATGCGtccaaatgcagaggccggggtatatcctccttttctaaaaaaacttaaatttgttcTAGGGCGTCCCTGTCTCTGTGACACATAAGACGTTGAGCAGAAAGGAAGCAGGGAGGAAGAATATAGCAAAGCGCTGGCCCCGCAAGTGTGCTTAACCAGAGGGCCGAACCAACGACTTGCGCAACAGCCACCGTGCAGCTCAAAAAGTAGTCGTCGTGTGTCACACCTTTTTCGATCACAAGTATCTATATACTGACTAGCATTCACTTACACTAAAGTTTAAATTTCAAAcatgttttgtaaaaaaattgtcATAAAATCACATATATTTTTTGGCATAGCAGGATCAGGTGAAAGTGCATTGTTTTTTCAAttgtattttgatgttgatgacaataggTTTAGTGAAGACTAATGTCATTTATCAAGTGTATCTCAGGACATTGGTTTCTTGCTGATTTTCTATGGACATGGTTGTCCCCTATTTCAAAAAGGGGAAAGGCGTTGGTTTTTCTAAGACTTGAAgattttttttggttttatttAAGCCATAGGACAACCACACTAAGGAGGGTAGAGTGTTTGAGGAAGTCGCGGATCATGCTAAACCCACTAAAACCCTAGACCAAGTTGTGCATTTGCTGGGACCCCCGGGTCCCTAGACTATCGGACCTCCGGGTCACTGAAGATCAGAGCCTTCAGTGCTCCACTTCGTATGTCTCTTGGAAGGACTGGGTCCCCAGAGTGGGGCCTTCCCATCTGGACAGACTGGGTCCCTAGGGTCCCAATCTGTGGGTCCTTGGAGTAGTGTGTGTGCTAACGCTCTAGTTAGTTCGTGTACCCAGGCCCTTTACCCTGAGTCTTCGGAATCCCCTACGGGGCAACTGTCACTTTTGCCTAGAGGGGTACAACCCCCTCTCTTCTCCTCGATGAACCCTATTGACTTGAGATTGCTCCACCATTCCAAAACCCTAAAAGCTCGATTCCTCCCAATCtctccactcaaacttgttgattctttgaGGATTGAAGGAGGATCACCTGTTCTACACTTCCACTAAACCTATTTGTGATTCTCAAACTTGTTCATCGCCAATTGTTGTTACCCTTGGAGATTTTGAGCTCCTATGCGGTAAGAGTGAAGGTCTGCAAACTCCCTTACTTGTGGCGTGCTTCCGAAAGTTTGTTAATGTTTGGTGGTCGCGTTCAAGATCAACCTCGTGTTATTTGAGGCCCATTTGTCAGGGTGACTCAAAGGGAGAATAAGGTGAGCCACTTTGTGGCACCCCAGAGATTTGGCACCACTCAAACGAAGATTAGCACTCCCCAAAGAGTGTGAACTTTGGCATAAATATCATG
It contains:
- the LOC119335938 gene encoding dof zinc finger protein 4-like, with translation MQEFQPIPGLAGRLFGGAADRPAGLLRHGGAPEEVRCPRCDSANTKFCYYNNYNLSQPRHFCKGCRRYWTKGGLLRNVPVGGGCRKPKRKAAAASSSDVDKDPSGANSEAKNARSGCSAGSSSLTSGASSASTNTVNDVGACAAAHSSGGSMPFTGLGPSTFIADAPPLQPPTAMFTDQAAAFASLFGTPLPAFTFSAQRKAEDDVAPAVTSTEQPSSASSTADLAPFSARSTGAATASASDWPPATMIDAGIFDIAGAVGSDTTSYWNTASWTDPDGTVYLP